A genome region from Candidatus Saganbacteria bacterium includes the following:
- a CDS encoding ATP-binding protein, with the protein MFKSIRPVIFLVLTGIVLISFLLLSLIALPSIKDLAVSQIKDQLLVQANMSREDFSNLLLSNAVKAVSQEKAVEIAKNTGSRVTLINKDGAVLADSDEPLSKIKAMENHLTRPEVVEAASGKYGSSIRYSETTRRDQIYLALALREKNGRILGYLRMSDPSEYIPKITLKFYRSLALALLLALAVCVITSYFISMIFTRPLRRLVETSEKISEGRFPATIMKKSWFEIGSLERAVEKMSLKLSDLFNNIKKQQGSSGAVFSGMKEGVVVLDKDGKIHTVNPAVEKIFGLHGDDLTGKTVLEVLRNNEIAAITDRSIKLGKEIEEEIDILTPVEASFAVYAGPIKDKDGDIFGGICVLHDITKLKKLERYRSEFVANISHELKTPLTAIKNYAETLLNSAPDDKEKSREFILKIEKHSDNLSSLIDDILELSRLESGVKSGEPKSVNISEVISRSVELLLEKANKKGIVINVECDGQLSIRSIKDHLFRAVSNLIDNAVNYSEKDSMVSIKCVRKDNNIEISVSDNGIGIPKENIGRIFERFYRVDPGRSRDSGGTGLGLSIVKHIMELHGGRVSVQSEAGKGSTFTLIFPL; encoded by the coding sequence ATGTTCAAAAGCATCAGGCCCGTTATTTTTCTTGTCCTTACAGGGATCGTGCTGATCTCTTTCCTGCTCCTTTCTTTGATCGCCCTTCCTTCAATAAAGGACCTTGCTGTTTCCCAGATAAAAGATCAGCTTTTGGTTCAAGCAAACATGAGCAGGGAAGATTTTTCAAATCTTCTGCTTTCAAATGCTGTAAAGGCAGTTTCGCAGGAAAAAGCAGTTGAAATCGCAAAAAATACGGGAAGCCGGGTCACTTTGATAAACAAAGACGGGGCGGTCCTCGCTGACTCGGACGAACCTCTTTCAAAGATCAAGGCGATGGAAAATCACCTTACAAGACCGGAAGTAGTAGAAGCCGCGTCAGGAAAATACGGCTCTTCTATAAGGTACAGTGAAACAACAAGAAGGGATCAAATATATCTTGCCTTGGCTTTAAGAGAAAAAAACGGCAGGATCCTCGGTTATCTGAGGATGTCCGATCCTTCTGAGTATATTCCCAAGATCACATTAAAATTCTACAGGTCACTGGCTCTTGCGCTTCTGTTAGCGTTGGCTGTCTGTGTTATAACAAGCTATTTTATCTCGATGATATTCACAAGGCCGTTAAGGCGGCTTGTAGAAACTTCCGAAAAGATATCCGAAGGCCGTTTTCCGGCTACGATAATGAAGAAATCCTGGTTTGAGATAGGCTCGCTCGAAAGAGCTGTCGAGAAGATGAGCTTAAAGCTTTCAGATCTTTTCAATAATATTAAAAAACAGCAGGGAAGCTCAGGCGCAGTCTTCTCGGGAATGAAGGAAGGCGTTGTGGTCCTTGATAAAGACGGAAAGATACACACGGTCAATCCCGCAGTTGAAAAGATCTTCGGTCTGCACGGTGATGATCTGACAGGAAAAACGGTCCTTGAAGTGCTGCGGAACAACGAGATAGCGGCTATAACGGATAGGTCCATTAAATTGGGAAAAGAGATAGAGGAGGAAATCGATATATTGACCCCTGTAGAAGCATCATTCGCGGTTTATGCCGGGCCGATCAAAGATAAGGACGGGGATATCTTCGGCGGAATATGCGTTCTTCATGATATAACAAAGCTAAAAAAGCTTGAGAGGTACCGCTCTGAATTTGTCGCGAATATCTCTCATGAACTAAAAACACCTTTAACGGCTATAAAGAACTATGCGGAGACGCTGCTCAACAGTGCTCCGGACGATAAGGAAAAGAGCAGGGAATTTATCCTGAAGATCGAAAAACACTCCGACAATCTTTCTTCATTGATTGACGACATTCTCGAGCTTTCAAGGCTTGAGTCCGGAGTGAAATCTGGCGAGCCGAAGAGCGTCAATATATCAGAGGTCATATCCAGATCGGTTGAATTGCTTTTGGAAAAGGCAAACAAAAAAGGCATTGTTATAAATGTTGAATGTGACGGTCAGCTGTCCATTAGAAGTATCAAAGACCATCTTTTCAGGGCAGTTTCAAATCTTATAGACAATGCGGTGAATTATTCTGAAAAAGACAGCATGGTAAGCATAAAATGTGTTAGAAAAGACAATAATATAGAGATCTCTGTTTCAGACAACGGCATCGGTATACCCAAAGAAAACATCGGCCGCATCTTTGAGAGGTTTTACCGTGTTGATCCGGGCAGATCAAGAGATTCCGGTGGAACAGGTCTTGGCCTTTCTATCGTCAAACATATAATGGAACTTCACGGCGGCAGGGTCTCTGTTCAAAGCGAGGCCGGAAAAGGCTCGACATTCACGCTTATATTCCCTTTGTAA
- the pstS gene encoding phosphate ABC transporter substrate-binding protein PstS yields the protein MIKKVFAALSIMAVIFTGMSAAADLNGAGATFPYPIYSKWMSEYNKIKGIQVNYASIGSGGGIRQFTAGVVDFGATDAYMTNDEISKVSGGVVHVPTVMGAVAVVFNNGLKTLNLDGKTLAAIFMGDIKKWNDERIAELNPGISLPDSSILIAHRSDASGTTSIFTGYLAKVSTDWAAKVGAGKAVAWPVGVGAKGNEGVTGAVVNNSNSIGYVELAYAKQNNLPMAAIKNRSGNYVLPSVSGVTAAADKGMSKIPADFRGEILNMPGSASYPISGLTWIVVRKENSNAEKTKLLKDFLGWSLTKGQDYAGDLYYAPLPQSLRNKVVAALETIK from the coding sequence ATGATAAAGAAAGTTTTTGCGGCGCTGTCAATAATGGCAGTAATTTTTACGGGCATGTCCGCTGCCGCTGACCTGAACGGGGCAGGCGCGACATTCCCGTACCCGATCTATTCGAAGTGGATGTCCGAGTATAACAAGATAAAGGGAATACAGGTCAATTATGCGTCGATCGGCTCCGGCGGAGGCATCAGACAGTTCACTGCCGGTGTTGTGGATTTCGGCGCGACCGATGCTTATATGACAAACGATGAGATATCTAAGGTGAGTGGCGGGGTCGTACACGTGCCGACAGTGATGGGAGCGGTCGCAGTGGTTTTCAATAACGGTCTCAAGACTCTAAATCTTGACGGAAAAACCCTTGCAGCGATATTCATGGGAGACATCAAGAAATGGAACGATGAAAGGATAGCGGAACTCAATCCCGGAATATCGCTTCCAGATTCAAGCATACTTATAGCCCACAGATCTGATGCCAGCGGGACCACGAGCATCTTCACAGGATATCTTGCAAAAGTGAGCACCGACTGGGCTGCAAAAGTCGGAGCCGGGAAAGCGGTCGCGTGGCCGGTAGGTGTCGGTGCAAAGGGAAATGAAGGAGTGACTGGAGCGGTAGTGAACAACAGTAACTCCATCGGGTACGTCGAGCTGGCTTACGCGAAACAGAATAACCTGCCTATGGCGGCAATAAAGAACCGTTCGGGAAATTATGTGTTACCGTCCGTAAGCGGTGTCACGGCAGCGGCGGATAAAGGCATGTCAAAGATACCCGCAGATTTCAGGGGCGAAATACTGAACATGCCGGGAAGCGCAAGCTATCCGATATCCGGACTGACATGGATAGTTGTAAGAAAAGAAAATTCGAACGCTGAAAAAACAAAACTACTTAAGGATTTTCTCGGCTGGTCGCTGACAAAAGGTCAGGATTATGCAGGAGATCTGTATTATGCTCCTCTGCCGCAGTCATTAAGGAATAAAGTCGTTGCAGCTTTGGAGACGATAAAATAG
- the pstC gene encoding phosphate ABC transporter permease subunit PstC codes for MKNDPNKADRIYRTIAVIFAAVIPVMSAAVFLMLAQKSIPSIIAFGPGFLVRSVWDPVAEIYGALPFIYGTLLSSFIALVIAVPLGLGCAVYLSEVSKSKFKEYIATMVDMLAAIPSVVYGLWGIFVLGPFLVQYIQPFLAKYFGFIPLFQGPPMGLSMMTGGVILAIMILPTITSVSREILQVVPNSLRESAMALGATKWETVRTAVLPPAVSGIVGAVILALGRAVGETMAITMVIGNRPEVSASLFAPGYTLASVIANEFAEASSPMNLSAMFEIGLILLLLTVVINGLARILIWKIAGKGLIQ; via the coding sequence TTGAAAAATGATCCGAACAAGGCCGACAGGATCTATAGAACAATAGCAGTAATATTTGCCGCGGTCATCCCTGTGATGTCCGCGGCGGTATTTTTGATGCTGGCGCAAAAATCCATCCCGTCAATAATTGCTTTCGGCCCGGGTTTTCTTGTCAGATCGGTCTGGGACCCGGTAGCTGAAATATACGGAGCTTTGCCGTTCATTTACGGGACGCTTCTTTCTTCATTTATCGCACTGGTGATAGCCGTGCCGCTCGGGCTCGGATGCGCTGTCTATCTTTCAGAAGTTTCAAAGTCAAAGTTCAAAGAATATATTGCAACGATGGTGGACATGCTGGCTGCGATACCTTCTGTAGTGTACGGTCTTTGGGGTATATTTGTTCTCGGTCCTTTCCTTGTGCAGTATATCCAGCCTTTCCTGGCAAAATATTTCGGTTTCATCCCTCTTTTTCAGGGGCCGCCTATGGGGCTCAGCATGATGACAGGAGGAGTGATACTCGCGATAATGATACTTCCGACCATTACTTCCGTATCAAGAGAGATACTTCAAGTTGTCCCTAACAGTCTGCGTGAATCCGCAATGGCGCTCGGTGCGACAAAATGGGAAACGGTTAGGACCGCGGTGCTTCCTCCGGCCGTGTCAGGTATAGTCGGGGCTGTGATACTCGCTCTTGGAAGGGCAGTTGGTGAGACGATGGCAATAACGATGGTGATAGGTAACAGGCCGGAGGTGTCGGCTTCGTTATTTGCTCCCGGATACACGCTGGCATCGGTAATAGCAAATGAATTTGCGGAAGCCTCGAGCCCGATGAACCTTTCAGCAATGTTCGAAATAGGATTGATTCTCTTACTCTTGACGGTCGTGATCAACGGACTTGCAAGGATACTGATATGGAAAATAGCGGGCAAAGGTCTTATTCAATAA
- the pstA gene encoding phosphate ABC transporter permease PstA, whose translation MENSGQRSYSIRKLKDRLFIYAAVFCAGAAVLPLILLLGYVIFKGASSLTLSFFTHVPVPVGENGGGIGNGIIGTLMIVGLGCVFSLPIGIFSGIWLSEWGKGKTGFIVRYCVDVMSGVPTIVLALFSYTVFVLTMHRFSAIAGGFAVAMIMLPYITKTTEEMLKMVPRTLRESALALGIPEWRVSLSVVVRSAWSGIFTGVMLAVARAAGETAPLLFTAFNSMYWNFMPDQPTASMTVQIYTYAISPYEQWHNMAWAGSLVLIGIVLFVTIFVRKFSKRVNFG comes from the coding sequence ATGGAAAATAGCGGGCAAAGGTCTTATTCAATAAGAAAGTTGAAGGACAGGCTTTTTATATACGCAGCAGTCTTCTGCGCTGGGGCCGCAGTCCTTCCTTTGATACTTCTTCTGGGATACGTCATTTTTAAAGGCGCATCTTCTTTGACTCTGAGCTTTTTCACTCATGTGCCTGTTCCGGTCGGTGAGAATGGCGGCGGCATCGGCAACGGAATAATAGGTACTTTAATGATAGTAGGTCTTGGATGCGTTTTCAGCCTGCCAATCGGAATATTTTCAGGCATCTGGCTTTCAGAGTGGGGAAAAGGAAAGACAGGATTCATTGTTAGGTACTGCGTTGACGTGATGAGTGGTGTTCCCACAATTGTCCTTGCTTTGTTCTCTTATACCGTTTTTGTCCTTACAATGCACCGGTTTTCGGCGATCGCGGGCGGTTTTGCGGTGGCAATGATAATGCTTCCATATATAACAAAGACGACCGAAGAAATGCTGAAAATGGTCCCAAGGACGCTCAGGGAATCAGCGCTTGCTCTGGGTATTCCGGAATGGAGGGTCTCTTTAAGCGTTGTTGTAAGATCGGCATGGAGCGGAATATTTACCGGGGTGATGCTCGCGGTCGCAAGAGCGGCCGGAGAAACGGCCCCGCTATTATTCACGGCCTTCAACAGCATGTACTGGAACTTTATGCCGGATCAGCCGACAGCCTCCATGACCGTGCAAATATACACTTATGCGATATCTCCTTATGAGCAATGGCATAATATGGCCTGGGCCGGATCACTTGTGCTAATCGGTATAGTTCTTTTTGTTACAATATTTGTAAGGAAATTCTCAAAGAGGGTGAACTTTGGATAA
- the pstB gene encoding phosphate ABC transporter ATP-binding protein PstB, with protein MDKEKIKVKELNAWFGAKQALKNINVSIAENMVTAVIGPSGCGKSTFIRCVNRMHETVIDARMSGEISLEGIIISDPSVDPVGIRRKIGMVFQKATPFPTMSIYDNVAAGLKLNGLNNRKKLDEAVEHSLKQAALWEEVKDILFCPGNSLSGGQQQRLCIARALAVKPEVLLLDEPCSALDPISTGKIEDLIAELKKSITILIVTHNMQQAARVADFTGFFLLGELIEFDITKKIFTAPSDKRTEDYITGRFG; from the coding sequence TTGGATAAAGAAAAGATAAAAGTAAAAGAACTTAACGCCTGGTTCGGGGCTAAGCAGGCGCTTAAAAATATTAATGTTTCTATTGCGGAGAACATGGTTACTGCAGTCATCGGCCCTTCAGGTTGCGGCAAGTCCACTTTTATCCGGTGCGTGAACAGGATGCACGAGACTGTCATTGACGCAAGGATGAGCGGAGAAATATCGCTTGAAGGAATCATCATCAGCGATCCATCGGTTGATCCGGTCGGGATCCGGCGAAAAATAGGCATGGTCTTTCAAAAGGCGACCCCTTTCCCGACAATGTCCATCTATGACAATGTTGCGGCAGGTCTCAAGTTGAACGGACTTAACAACAGAAAAAAACTTGATGAAGCGGTCGAGCACAGCCTGAAACAGGCGGCCTTGTGGGAAGAAGTTAAAGACATCCTGTTCTGCCCCGGGAACTCTCTTTCCGGCGGTCAGCAGCAAAGGCTTTGCATAGCAAGGGCATTGGCGGTAAAACCTGAAGTTCTTCTGCTTGATGAGCCCTGCTCAGCGCTTGACCCGATCTCCACGGGGAAAATTGAAGACCTGATCGCGGAGCTTAAAAAATCGATCACAATACTGATAGTTACCCATAATATGCAGCAGGCAGCGCGTGTTGCGGACTTTACCGGATTCTTTCTTCTGGGCGAGCTGATAGAGTTTGATATCACGAAAAAAATATTCACCGCTCCTTCGGATAAAAGGACAGAGGATTATATTACAGGAAGATTCGGATAA
- the phoU gene encoding phosphate signaling complex protein PhoU: protein MSERTMDTELSELNGLIMMMANMVETSVAMSIEAVKRRDEKMSDKVIEDDKEVDQLELEIDDKCITILATRQPMAADLRFIATAMKIVTDLERIGDLSVDISQRNKELLNWPLLKPLIDTPKLAEIARQMIRESIDSFVKRDGSRSLKIHDLEKESDRLKDLITDELIDIMTKDCSAVPKAIPLVLIARHLERICDHAMNIAEDVVYMVEAKVVKHLHEQGGG, encoded by the coding sequence ATGAGCGAACGGACAATGGATACGGAACTTTCAGAATTGAACGGATTAATAATGATGATGGCAAATATGGTCGAGACTTCCGTTGCCATGAGCATCGAAGCTGTCAAGAGAAGGGATGAAAAGATGTCGGATAAAGTCATAGAGGATGATAAGGAAGTCGACCAACTTGAGCTTGAGATAGACGATAAATGCATCACTATTCTTGCGACAAGACAGCCGATGGCAGCTGATTTAAGATTTATCGCGACCGCAATGAAGATCGTAACAGACCTTGAAAGGATAGGGGATCTTTCAGTTGATATCTCTCAAAGGAACAAAGAACTTTTAAACTGGCCGCTCCTTAAACCTCTTATAGATACTCCAAAACTTGCGGAGATAGCAAGGCAGATGATAAGAGAGAGTATCGATTCTTTTGTAAAAAGAGACGGTTCAAGGAGCCTTAAGATACACGACCTTGAAAAAGAATCTGACAGATTAAAGGACCTGATAACCGACGAGCTGATAGACATAATGACAAAGGATTGTTCCGCCGTACCAAAAGCTATCCCGCTTGTACTTATTGCAAGGCATCTCGAGCGCATCTGCGACCACGCGATGAATATTGCCGAAGATGTTGTTTACATGGTTGAGGCGAAGGTCGTCAAGCATCTGCATGAACAAGGAGGTGGGTAA
- a CDS encoding carboxymuconolactone decarboxylase family protein yields the protein MVNEGPWYLKQSPLGAGYQHFSNTAKQASILDSKTKELIRVAIASVFRCRHCTEHHIKDALAAGATKQEISETILLSALQAAGTQLNWHKEFFEEKLTDK from the coding sequence ATGGTAAATGAAGGCCCATGGTATTTAAAACAGTCTCCCCTGGGAGCTGGGTATCAGCACTTTTCAAATACTGCAAAACAGGCTTCCATACTGGATTCGAAGACAAAAGAACTAATACGCGTCGCGATAGCCTCCGTTTTCCGGTGCCGGCATTGCACGGAGCATCATATTAAGGACGCGCTAGCGGCGGGAGCGACAAAGCAGGAAATATCTGAAACGATCCTTCTCTCAGCTTTACAGGCTGCGGGGACACAGCTAAACTGGCACAAAGAGTTTTTTGAAGAAAAACTAACAGATAAATAA